A part of Sediminispirochaeta bajacaliforniensis DSM 16054 genomic DNA contains:
- the hydG gene encoding [FeFe] hydrogenase H-cluster radical SAM maturase HydG yields the protein MPLSVKEWTAQVIKQDEIDRYLKNGRDFIDEEEIKSLLQNNRKSDKTRIRDILAKSLAIERLGPEETAVLLNVRDDDLWEEMYETGLKVKQKVYDNRIVFFAPLYCSNYCVNSCLYCGFRAENSHEKRRRLTMEEVKQETEVMVTEGHKRMMIVYGEHPLSDVNYMCDTIRAAYEVKKPARRGKGFGQIRRINVNAAPMSIADLHKLWEVGIGTYQVFQETYHKPTYASLHPAGTLKGNYRWRLYALHRAMDAGIDDVAMGALFGLYDWRFEVMGLLQHTIDLENHFGIGPHTISFPRMTPASGSDFSANSSYLVDDSSFKKLVTVLRLAVPYTGLIVTAREAPGIKKEVIKVGCTQTDASTRIGIGGYTETLKALQEREDYPYEQDQDIQQFTLGETRRLDAVMREFAEMGMISSFCTAGYRCGRTGDKIMGLLKSCKEGKFCKLNAVLTFREYLDDFASPATKKVGEKVIAKEMEEIRNEPFFKKGTLLATFEEMVRRTEAGERDVYI from the coding sequence ATGCCGCTGAGCGTAAAAGAATGGACGGCACAGGTTATCAAGCAGGATGAGATCGATAGATACCTCAAAAACGGAAGGGATTTCATCGATGAAGAAGAGATCAAGAGCTTACTGCAGAACAACAGGAAGTCAGATAAGACGAGGATTCGGGATATCCTCGCAAAATCGCTTGCGATTGAACGACTTGGACCGGAAGAAACCGCTGTACTTCTGAATGTAAGAGATGATGATCTCTGGGAAGAGATGTACGAAACCGGCCTGAAGGTCAAGCAAAAGGTCTACGATAATCGTATCGTGTTCTTCGCCCCCCTCTATTGTTCGAACTATTGTGTAAATAGCTGCCTTTACTGCGGCTTTCGTGCGGAAAACAGCCACGAAAAGCGACGGCGCCTGACCATGGAAGAGGTAAAGCAAGAGACAGAGGTAATGGTGACCGAAGGGCATAAGCGGATGATGATTGTCTACGGCGAGCACCCCCTCTCCGATGTCAACTATATGTGCGATACCATCAGGGCCGCCTACGAGGTCAAAAAGCCTGCCCGCAGGGGTAAGGGCTTCGGACAGATTCGAAGGATCAACGTAAATGCCGCTCCCATGTCCATAGCGGATCTCCACAAGCTGTGGGAAGTGGGAATAGGAACCTACCAGGTCTTCCAGGAGACCTATCATAAACCAACCTATGCATCCCTCCACCCGGCCGGAACCCTCAAGGGAAACTATCGCTGGCGCCTCTATGCACTGCACAGGGCCATGGATGCGGGGATCGACGATGTTGCCATGGGGGCCCTCTTCGGTCTCTACGATTGGCGCTTCGAGGTGATGGGACTCTTACAGCACACCATCGACCTCGAAAATCATTTCGGGATCGGACCCCACACCATCTCCTTTCCGAGAATGACTCCCGCCAGCGGATCAGATTTCAGTGCAAACTCCTCTTATCTTGTCGACGATTCCAGTTTCAAGAAGCTTGTTACCGTCCTGCGTCTTGCAGTCCCCTACACGGGGCTGATTGTAACGGCGAGAGAAGCCCCCGGCATAAAGAAAGAGGTGATCAAGGTTGGATGCACCCAGACGGATGCCTCCACCCGAATCGGTATAGGCGGCTATACAGAGACCCTCAAGGCCCTGCAGGAGCGGGAGGACTACCCCTACGAACAGGATCAGGATATCCAGCAGTTTACCCTGGGGGAAACCCGCCGCCTCGACGCGGTGATGAGGGAATTCGCCGAAATGGGGATGATATCTTCCTTCTGTACCGCAGGATATCGATGCGGACGAACAGGCGACAAGATCATGGGGCTGCTGAAAAGCTGCAAAGAGGGAAAGTTCTGCAAGCTCAATGCGGTACTCACCTTCCGTGAATATCTGGATGATTTTGCCTCCCCTGCGACAAAGAAGGTCGGGGAAAAGGTGATCGCAAAGGAAATGGAAGAGATTCGGAACGAGCCGTTTTTCAAGAAGGGGACGCTTCTTGCGACCTTCGAGGAGATGGTAAGGCGCACCGAGGCGGGAGAACGGGATGTCTATATCTGA
- a CDS encoding substrate-binding domain-containing protein, translated as MFTEGRLSKKFLVWLVIFAAVALLIFYLFFEIAQDPKEKPDCHLAFLVKRTDMLWYRWEVDGFISVCRELGADPLILDNQMDHNRTLSNLSAAVNREVDGIALSTPDCRLGRLLVDQAFSADIPLISVDEKLTDMSGRQLAPHIGPDNLSLGTQGGYWMKRQLEARGWLHDYRRNVGFLLLGSQRDAGIEQRLRAACLLTDPLFLPSGYYKRWSEEFDKSDLTGAILKMHAMLALHPEITNWVVFVGNNAGALGVYAALCQLDLAEDSLVCGLYPTSAPTAIPRENMVLAYGDGFAMGAKAARILYRHVTEGTPIPPNTEIPMNIGEALEEEHE; from the coding sequence ATGTTCACAGAAGGACGACTGTCAAAAAAGTTTCTCGTGTGGCTGGTTATTTTTGCAGCTGTTGCTCTCCTTATCTTTTATCTTTTCTTCGAGATCGCTCAGGATCCGAAGGAAAAACCTGACTGCCATCTTGCCTTCCTTGTGAAACGGACGGACATGCTCTGGTATCGTTGGGAAGTGGACGGATTCATTTCCGTCTGCAGGGAACTTGGTGCGGACCCGCTTATCCTCGACAATCAAATGGACCACAACAGAACTCTGTCGAATTTGAGTGCCGCGGTCAACAGAGAGGTGGATGGAATTGCCTTAAGCACTCCGGACTGCCGGCTCGGCCGCCTTTTGGTGGACCAGGCCTTTTCGGCAGATATCCCCCTGATCTCCGTCGACGAAAAGCTGACGGATATGAGTGGACGGCAGTTGGCACCTCATATTGGCCCCGACAATCTTTCCCTGGGAACCCAGGGCGGGTACTGGATGAAACGGCAGCTGGAAGCCCGGGGATGGCTGCATGATTATCGCAGGAATGTTGGTTTTCTGCTTTTAGGCTCACAACGAGATGCCGGAATCGAACAGCGACTTCGGGCTGCCTGCCTCTTGACCGATCCCCTCTTTTTACCTTCAGGCTATTACAAGCGATGGTCGGAAGAGTTCGATAAGAGTGATCTTACCGGCGCGATATTGAAGATGCATGCCATGCTGGCCCTGCACCCCGAGATTACGAACTGGGTGGTCTTCGTCGGCAACAACGCTGGGGCTTTGGGCGTATATGCCGCCCTCTGTCAGCTTGATCTTGCCGAAGACTCCCTCGTCTGCGGGCTTTATCCCACTTCCGCTCCTACAGCGATACCGCGGGAGAATATGGTACTGGCCTATGGGGACGGTTTTGCCATGGGTGCAAAGGCAGCCAGGATACTCTATCGCCATGTGACGGAGGGTACCCCCATACCCCCGAACACGGAAATTCCCATGAATATAGGAGAGGCTTTGGAGGAAGAGCACGAATGA
- a CDS encoding sensor histidine kinase: MKSRTILLRLTLSYFLTILLIILLISAVITAIFSSQIKENAVNQMDVRISRISGDIEEQLLQIIRGCDEVKNNPYIIKLLTGVAMEEKNADALLKDYAAGISGTGLVGRMVLINRNMEILDGVYRRIVYSKAILQSDDFARFLTGHYVYYFSPPETFPETMPHGDGDQPHLILYQRLLDDNYFLMGYLVSVLRKGILFQTIFQQNRDRLFTSLGIVDNHGTVIYRTGKLLDDPQVAERVGRISGESPVSLKIGSERYLAFVRPVQLVHWSVVGFVPYQRLNHNLRLALFYISIIGLAFIVFAFLISYSVASAITRPLSALTSAMHAYDSEQVLKPIDIKAEGEIAYLVSVYNRLVNSVNESIKNIYHEQEEKKEAELRSIQYELDFLQAQINPHFIHNTLNAIGSQAEEAGNMEIYESLKSFNALLRAVLGGMEDLIPLEEECYLVERYSTILHLRYGNSFRLETDLSEECGKALVPRLILQPIVENALFHGIGVTAEREGVILLSSRREGDHLLLSVSDDGKGMNREELERCKNSSADKGHFNRIGIGNIRERLAILYGENGTLDIQSREHEGTRVVIVIPWECEDE; the protein is encoded by the coding sequence ATGAAATCCCGTACCATTCTTCTTCGTCTGACCCTGAGTTACTTTCTCACGATTCTGTTGATCATTCTGCTGATTTCAGCCGTAATTACCGCCATCTTTTCCTCTCAGATAAAAGAAAATGCCGTGAATCAGATGGATGTCCGCATTTCCCGAATATCCGGAGATATCGAAGAACAACTGCTGCAAATCATTCGGGGCTGCGATGAAGTCAAGAATAATCCTTATATTATCAAACTTCTTACCGGAGTCGCTATGGAAGAAAAAAACGCGGATGCCCTTCTCAAGGATTATGCCGCGGGTATCTCCGGGACCGGGTTGGTCGGCCGGATGGTCCTTATCAATAGAAACATGGAAATTCTGGATGGTGTATACCGAAGGATCGTGTATAGTAAAGCCATTCTTCAAAGTGATGATTTCGCACGATTCCTTACTGGCCATTATGTCTACTATTTTTCACCGCCCGAAACCTTTCCCGAAACCATGCCTCATGGCGACGGGGATCAGCCTCATCTGATCCTGTATCAGAGACTTCTTGACGATAACTATTTTTTGATGGGATATCTTGTTTCAGTTCTTCGCAAAGGGATTCTTTTCCAGACAATCTTCCAGCAAAACCGAGACCGTCTATTTACCTCCCTCGGCATCGTTGACAACCATGGTACCGTCATATATCGTACCGGCAAGCTGCTCGATGATCCTCAGGTGGCGGAAAGGGTGGGGCGGATTTCCGGGGAGAGCCCTGTTTCCCTCAAAATTGGTTCGGAACGCTATTTGGCCTTTGTTCGCCCTGTCCAGCTGGTTCATTGGTCCGTCGTGGGCTTCGTTCCCTATCAGCGCCTCAATCATAATCTCAGGCTGGCCCTTTTTTATATATCGATTATAGGCCTCGCGTTCATTGTCTTTGCCTTTCTTATCAGCTATTCCGTTGCCAGTGCCATCACCCGTCCTCTATCGGCCCTCACCTCCGCCATGCACGCCTACGACAGCGAACAGGTGCTGAAGCCCATAGATATCAAAGCCGAAGGTGAAATTGCCTATTTGGTTTCTGTCTACAACCGGCTGGTTAACAGCGTCAATGAATCTATAAAAAACATCTACCACGAGCAGGAAGAAAAGAAAGAAGCCGAATTGCGTTCTATCCAGTATGAACTGGATTTCCTTCAGGCCCAGATCAACCCCCATTTCATTCACAACACCCTTAACGCCATAGGAAGCCAGGCTGAGGAGGCGGGGAACATGGAAATTTATGAAAGTCTTAAGTCTTTCAATGCCCTGCTGCGCGCTGTCCTTGGTGGCATGGAGGACCTTATCCCCCTTGAAGAGGAGTGCTATCTGGTGGAGCGCTATAGCACTATTTTGCACTTGCGTTACGGAAACAGCTTCAGGCTGGAAACTGATCTTTCCGAAGAGTGCGGAAAGGCATTGGTTCCGAGGCTCATCTTGCAGCCTATCGTTGAAAATGCCCTCTTTCACGGGATCGGAGTGACCGCAGAGAGGGAAGGTGTCATTCTCCTCAGTTCCAGGAGGGAAGGGGACCATTTGCTTCTCTCGGTCTCCGATGATGGAAAGGGAATGAATCGGGAGGAATTGGAGCGATGCAAGAACAGCTCCGCCGACAAGGGACATTTCAACAGGATCGGTATAGGAAACATACGGGAACGGCTTGCCATTTTGTACGGCGAAAACGGAACATTGGATATTCAAAGCCGGGAACATGAGGGTACAAGGGTCGTAATCGTAATCCCTTGGGAGTGTGAAGATGAATAA
- a CDS encoding helix-turn-helix domain-containing protein → MNKVLKVLIVEDEKAAVDRILRMELWNGPEFTVGGVAPDGKKGLEMFFSVSPDLILTDIAMPVMDGLEFIEQVRREDRYIPIVILSCYESFSYARRAIRLCVADYLLKDFLDEQRLYHVLKGALPVPHRRAPSGQESPGPSRSDLFGRALFGEQGDPLSFHSWCRFRKNDAPFRLLLVGGYRPERESECFTERLMNVGHPETLDWVFLGDEKILILFTGDLWNDRVVEESVVALRNELGNTKEISLVLGNSFAEPEMLPEEYRKVKHLASYRLFFGANCIITPALVEPVADLSPQQIDRRMKNIEELLTQEKYQEAAEKIGRLYRRDLAGMMQYHYVSELNRRLLSLLHRERKRIGLDESAELPVAELEAADTLQEIADWFRAQYTLLSGEAGKIVFPRVGNRKIRLVLDLIRKEYAKELSLERVAERVDIHKVYLSRLFRRETGYTFYDFLQRYRISLAAERLRHSDVKIGDLAAEVGFHHPDQFASVFKKITGVTPSSFRNHPISFR, encoded by the coding sequence ATGAATAAAGTATTAAAAGTATTAATTGTCGAGGATGAAAAAGCTGCAGTCGATCGAATCCTTCGGATGGAACTTTGGAATGGCCCGGAGTTTACCGTGGGCGGAGTGGCTCCGGATGGGAAGAAGGGCCTTGAGATGTTCTTCTCCGTCTCTCCCGACCTGATTCTCACGGACATCGCCATGCCTGTTATGGACGGTCTTGAATTCATCGAGCAGGTGAGAAGAGAAGATCGCTATATTCCCATTGTCATACTCAGCTGCTATGAAAGTTTTTCCTATGCAAGACGGGCGATCCGACTGTGTGTCGCCGATTACCTTCTGAAGGATTTTCTGGATGAACAGCGTCTCTACCACGTACTGAAAGGAGCCCTCCCTGTTCCTCATCGCCGGGCCCCTTCCGGTCAGGAGTCTCCCGGACCATCGAGGAGCGATCTTTTTGGCCGGGCTCTTTTCGGAGAACAGGGGGATCCGCTTAGTTTTCATTCATGGTGCCGGTTCCGGAAAAATGATGCCCCTTTCAGACTCTTGTTGGTCGGTGGATATAGGCCCGAACGCGAGTCCGAATGCTTTACCGAACGGCTTATGAATGTGGGGCATCCCGAAACTCTGGATTGGGTTTTCTTGGGTGATGAAAAGATCCTCATTCTTTTTACCGGAGATCTCTGGAATGATCGTGTGGTGGAAGAGAGCGTCGTTGCGCTGCGGAATGAACTTGGCAATACAAAGGAAATTTCTTTGGTTCTCGGCAATTCCTTCGCGGAGCCGGAAATGTTGCCGGAAGAATATCGGAAGGTAAAGCATCTGGCTTCGTATCGGCTTTTTTTCGGCGCCAATTGTATCATCACTCCCGCCCTCGTGGAGCCTGTTGCCGATCTTTCTCCTCAACAGATTGACAGAAGGATGAAAAATATCGAAGAGCTTTTGACACAGGAAAAGTATCAGGAGGCTGCGGAAAAAATCGGAAGACTCTATCGCCGTGATCTTGCGGGAATGATGCAGTATCACTATGTCTCCGAGCTCAATAGACGCCTGTTGTCCTTGCTTCACCGGGAGCGGAAACGCATCGGCTTGGATGAGTCGGCAGAACTTCCCGTCGCCGAGCTGGAAGCCGCTGATACCCTCCAGGAGATTGCCGATTGGTTTCGTGCCCAATATACCCTCTTATCGGGCGAAGCAGGGAAGATTGTCTTTCCTCGGGTAGGCAACCGCAAAATTCGTCTTGTTCTGGACCTTATCCGGAAAGAGTATGCAAAGGAGCTTTCATTGGAACGCGTGGCCGAAAGGGTCGATATCCATAAGGTCTACCTCAGCAGGCTTTTTCGGCGGGAAACCGGCTACACCTTTTACGATTTCCTGCAGCGATACAGAATTTCCCTGGCTGCGGAAAGGCTGAGGCATTCCGATGTGAAAATTGGTGATCTTGCCGCCGAAGTCGGCTTTCACCATCCTGACCAGTTTGCTTCGGTTTTCAAGAAGATCACCGGGGTTACGCCCTCTTCCTTTCGTAATCATCCGATTTCTTTCAGGTAG
- a CDS encoding ABC transporter substrate-binding protein yields MKKSIGLLIVLSLMVSAGLFAGGQEEEKAPASPMDVEQVVLTDKAPSGDLELFSWWAGDEAPALEALIKVYESKYPNVNVINATVTGGSGVNAKAVLKTRMLGGDPPETFQVHAGQELIGTWVAANRMLDLTPLFEEEGWMDVFPKDLINLIGTDKGIWSVPVNIHRSNVLWYIPDNLKKWGVEAPKTWDDFFTVAETLKSKGVVPLAVAQTWTVNHLWESVALGVLGADDYDALWNGEISWTDPRVVKVWETFGKILSYTNTDAASLSWQQATDMVVIGDAAFNVMGDWAAGYLSTTLNIEPGSGYGWAPSPDTSGVFIFLADSFGCPKGTNNPDATLSWLKVCGSKEGSDTFNPLKGSISARTDSDLSLYNVYSQSAAKDFAKDRIVGSLAHGVVANEGFMNDFSTVMEMFLTSRNAQQAANACQAIAIQNGIGK; encoded by the coding sequence ATGAAAAAAAGCATTGGATTACTGATTGTTCTGAGCCTGATGGTTTCCGCCGGCCTGTTTGCAGGCGGTCAGGAGGAAGAAAAGGCCCCTGCCTCTCCCATGGATGTAGAGCAGGTTGTTCTCACCGACAAGGCTCCATCGGGGGATTTGGAACTGTTCTCCTGGTGGGCCGGTGACGAGGCCCCTGCGTTGGAAGCGTTGATCAAGGTGTATGAGTCCAAATACCCAAATGTCAATGTCATTAATGCGACGGTGACCGGAGGTTCCGGTGTAAATGCCAAGGCCGTTCTGAAGACCAGAATGCTGGGCGGCGATCCTCCCGAAACGTTCCAGGTCCATGCAGGCCAGGAGCTTATCGGTACCTGGGTAGCGGCCAATCGTATGCTCGATCTGACTCCTCTCTTTGAAGAAGAAGGGTGGATGGATGTTTTTCCGAAGGACCTGATCAATCTGATTGGAACAGATAAAGGTATCTGGTCTGTACCCGTTAACATCCATCGTTCCAATGTCCTGTGGTATATTCCTGACAACTTGAAAAAGTGGGGTGTTGAGGCTCCGAAAACATGGGATGACTTCTTTACCGTCGCCGAAACGCTGAAAAGTAAGGGTGTTGTCCCCCTTGCCGTGGCTCAAACATGGACGGTAAACCATCTGTGGGAAAGTGTCGCCCTGGGCGTACTGGGGGCCGACGATTATGATGCACTCTGGAACGGAGAGATTTCCTGGACAGATCCCAGGGTCGTTAAGGTGTGGGAGACGTTTGGAAAGATCCTGTCCTATACCAATACGGATGCCGCTTCCCTTTCCTGGCAGCAGGCAACCGACATGGTGGTCATCGGCGATGCCGCTTTTAACGTAATGGGTGACTGGGCGGCTGGATATCTCTCCACCACCCTGAATATCGAACCCGGTTCCGGCTACGGCTGGGCCCCATCTCCCGATACCAGCGGTGTTTTTATCTTTCTGGCCGATAGTTTCGGATGCCCGAAGGGCACGAACAATCCTGATGCAACACTTTCCTGGTTGAAGGTCTGTGGTTCTAAAGAGGGGTCCGATACCTTTAATCCTCTTAAGGGATCCATTTCCGCTCGTACCGACAGTGATCTCAGCCTGTATAATGTCTATTCGCAGTCGGCGGCCAAGGATTTTGCCAAGGACCGGATTGTCGGATCTCTGGCCCACGGCGTGGTTGCCAACGAAGGTTTTATGAATGATTTCTCCACCGTCATGGAAATGTTCCTGACCAGCAGAAATGCCCAGCAGGCGGCAAATGCCTGTCAGGCGATTGCCATTCAGAACGGGATAGGTAAGTAG
- a CDS encoding carbohydrate ABC transporter permease has translation MAHSKKLKNRSDMVKAILVLLPSVVLVAVFVYGFIFNTIYVSLTDWGQGAGLAEHPVKHWVGLGNYRQLFSGFIYGRFRQDLVNTFFYSVILLVGTLFLGFLLAVLLDRKIRHEGFYRTIFLYPMALSFIVTGTIWRWLLAPNGGLNLLPTFLGLKKGEFLWISSRKAILTFNWQHLLSILFFIAALVFLMLLLRAVRNRIHRKMVIHSALFSSSLLLCAISRWLLPPLLPFEEIHGFNLATLGILLAAIWQYSGYTMALYLAGLRGLPESIRESSRMDGAGEFTYYWKIAIPNIKPITLSAVIILSHISLKMFDLIYAMAGADNANTGHPSVNMYLTTFRANQFAMGAAIAVILFIMAALFVIPYLMHSHKQRREG, from the coding sequence ATGGCACACAGCAAAAAGCTCAAAAACCGGTCGGACATGGTTAAGGCAATTCTCGTACTATTGCCTTCGGTCGTTTTAGTGGCCGTCTTCGTTTACGGTTTTATCTTTAATACAATATATGTTTCCCTGACGGACTGGGGACAAGGGGCCGGCCTTGCGGAACATCCTGTGAAACATTGGGTCGGTCTCGGCAATTATCGACAACTTTTTTCGGGATTCATCTACGGCCGTTTCAGACAAGATCTGGTCAATACTTTTTTTTACTCTGTTATTCTGCTGGTCGGAACACTTTTTTTAGGTTTTTTGCTGGCGGTGCTGCTTGATAGAAAAATTCGGCATGAGGGCTTCTACCGAACGATTTTTCTTTATCCCATGGCCCTTTCTTTCATCGTTACAGGGACAATATGGCGATGGCTTTTAGCACCCAACGGAGGACTTAACCTGCTGCCCACCTTCCTCGGTCTGAAAAAAGGGGAATTCCTCTGGATCAGCAGTCGTAAGGCTATTCTGACCTTCAATTGGCAGCATCTCCTTTCTATTCTCTTTTTTATTGCAGCTCTGGTTTTCCTTATGTTGCTTTTGCGGGCCGTTCGTAACAGAATCCACCGGAAGATGGTTATTCATTCGGCTCTTTTCTCGTCCTCACTTCTCCTTTGTGCTATAAGCAGATGGCTTCTCCCTCCGCTTCTTCCCTTCGAGGAGATCCACGGCTTTAATCTGGCTACCCTGGGAATTCTCCTCGCCGCAATATGGCAATATTCCGGTTATACCATGGCGCTCTATCTAGCCGGGCTCAGGGGCTTGCCTGAGAGTATCCGTGAATCATCCCGTATGGATGGTGCTGGAGAGTTTACCTATTACTGGAAGATTGCCATCCCCAACATCAAGCCGATTACCCTCAGCGCCGTGATCATTCTCTCTCATATTTCCCTGAAGATGTTTGATCTCATCTATGCCATGGCGGGGGCGGACAACGCCAATACCGGTCATCCCTCGGTAAACATGTATCTGACAACCTTCAGGGCCAATCAATTTGCCATGGGAGCTGCGATCGCCGTTATTCTGTTCATTATGGCGGCGCTCTTTGTCATTCCCTATCTGATGCACTCACACAAACAAAGGAGAGAGGGATGA
- a CDS encoding carbohydrate ABC transporter permease, with protein MRLRHKLSKQRFFLYFFLVLGVLLFLVPMYMALITSLKDPAEINLARAWSLPKRLNWKSYIDAFDLLRPNFLNSVILSVTATLISALVGAVNGFVFSKNRFSGSELIFSFLLFGMFIPYQIILIPLFQVLRSIGLYGSLGGLILAHVIYGIPIVTLIFRNFYDQIPNSLVESARLDGCGFFSLLIRMFIPLSAPAFVVVGIWQFTQIWNEFLWGITLTRPEANPITVGLSKLAGGQAVSWNLPMAGSFIAGLPVLLIYIILGKYFIRGLLAGSVKG; from the coding sequence ATGAGACTTCGACATAAGCTCTCCAAGCAGAGGTTTTTTCTTTACTTTTTTCTCGTTCTTGGGGTTCTGCTTTTCCTTGTCCCCATGTATATGGCACTTATCACCTCGTTAAAAGATCCGGCTGAGATTAATTTGGCCCGGGCGTGGTCCCTGCCGAAACGGCTGAACTGGAAAAGCTATATCGATGCATTTGATCTTCTACGCCCCAATTTTTTGAACAGCGTCATTTTGTCGGTAACAGCGACCCTTATATCGGCACTGGTAGGAGCCGTCAACGGTTTCGTTTTTTCGAAGAATCGTTTCTCCGGAAGTGAGTTGATATTCTCCTTTCTTCTATTTGGGATGTTCATCCCTTATCAGATTATTCTTATTCCTCTCTTTCAGGTTTTACGAAGTATCGGCCTGTACGGTTCCCTCGGCGGCTTGATTCTTGCCCATGTGATTTACGGGATTCCCATCGTTACGCTTATTTTTCGAAATTTTTATGATCAGATCCCCAACTCCCTGGTCGAATCCGCAAGACTCGACGGCTGCGGGTTTTTTTCTCTTCTTATTCGCATGTTTATCCCTCTTTCCGCTCCTGCCTTTGTTGTCGTCGGGATCTGGCAGTTTACCCAGATATGGAACGAGTTCCTTTGGGGGATTACCCTGACAAGACCGGAGGCAAACCCTATTACCGTCGGCCTCTCAAAGCTGGCAGGCGGCCAGGCTGTAAGTTGGAATCTGCCCATGGCCGGATCCTTCATTGCAGGATTACCGGTTTTGCTGATCTACATCATCCTCGGTAAGTATTTTATTCGGGGGCTTCTTGCCGGTTCGGTAAAGGGGTAA
- a CDS encoding helix-turn-helix domain-containing protein: MTETQQIFIKNLRRIRNTTGQSQSSVAEKCGLSANYIAGLESGRRFPSPATIDKLCVALEIRPYELFYDPMKDFQPIDAGNAQYVVKQYIKRRLEELIKELD; the protein is encoded by the coding sequence ATGACAGAAACTCAGCAGATTTTTATCAAAAACCTACGCCGGATCAGAAATACAACGGGGCAATCACAGTCTTCCGTAGCGGAAAAGTGCGGCCTTTCGGCCAATTATATTGCAGGTCTGGAATCCGGTCGGAGGTTCCCCTCTCCCGCAACAATCGATAAACTGTGTGTTGCTCTGGAAATTCGCCCCTACGAGCTGTTTTATGATCCCATGAAAGACTTTCAGCCCATTGATGCCGGAAACGCACAATATGTGGTCAAACAATATATCAAACGACGTTTAGAGGAGCTTATAAAAGAGCTCGATTAG